The following proteins are co-located in the Microbacterium profundi genome:
- a CDS encoding DUF7882 family protein — translation MGRLKYDHTAEAIGIEDETLAHLKVVVATKLRRQESFMMTWLPLDGKPSGRMSAWIHPAVPLLFIFDSAELPPIDPKRLEETMHATNATGELVLDHLVRVEVE, via the coding sequence ATGGGCAGACTCAAGTACGACCACACCGCCGAGGCGATCGGCATCGAAGACGAGACACTGGCACACCTGAAGGTCGTCGTGGCGACGAAGCTGCGTCGCCAGGAGAGCTTCATGATGACGTGGCTGCCCCTCGACGGCAAGCCCAGTGGACGGATGAGCGCGTGGATCCACCCCGCAGTCCCTCTGCTGTTCATCTTCGACAGCGCTGAACTGCCCCCGATCGACCCGAAGCGACTGGAAGAGACGATGCACGCGACCAACGCCACCGGCGAGCTGGTCCTCGACCATCTCGTCCGCGTGGAGGTCGAATGA
- a CDS encoding diacylglycerol/lipid kinase family protein has translation MTATKIGIIWNPSKIDEDVLRSAVAEALDSDVQWWETSEDDPGLGMAKEAVAAGCGTVIAVGGDGTVRAVAEALAGTEVVLGIVPQGTGNLLARNLEVPLDDIPAALARISRGEPRTIDLGWVSMNGEERAFTVMVGFGIDAQMLVETDDDLKDRAGWLAYVEAMGRAMAGTEMTGITLALDGGDAQEVRGHTLLIGNCGMVQGGVRLLPDAKLDDGLLDLLLVSADGALQWLDTVRSVVWDNGIRRLLTRDETAVSTESTRHLTAERISVELEQPLAFEVDGEELGDVSSFEVRVQAGALRVH, from the coding sequence ATGACAGCGACGAAGATCGGCATCATCTGGAACCCGTCGAAGATCGATGAGGACGTACTGCGATCGGCAGTCGCTGAGGCGCTGGACAGCGACGTGCAGTGGTGGGAGACCAGCGAGGACGACCCTGGACTCGGGATGGCGAAGGAAGCCGTCGCCGCCGGATGCGGCACCGTGATCGCGGTCGGCGGAGACGGCACCGTGCGTGCGGTCGCCGAGGCGCTGGCCGGCACAGAGGTCGTACTCGGCATCGTGCCTCAGGGCACAGGCAACCTGCTCGCCCGCAACCTCGAGGTGCCGTTGGACGACATCCCCGCGGCGTTGGCCCGGATCAGCCGTGGCGAGCCCCGCACGATCGACCTCGGCTGGGTGAGCATGAACGGCGAGGAACGCGCCTTCACCGTGATGGTCGGATTCGGCATCGACGCGCAGATGCTCGTGGAGACGGACGACGATCTGAAGGACCGCGCCGGCTGGCTCGCGTACGTCGAGGCGATGGGCCGCGCCATGGCCGGCACCGAGATGACCGGGATCACGCTCGCGCTGGACGGGGGAGACGCGCAGGAGGTGCGCGGTCACACCCTGCTGATCGGCAACTGCGGCATGGTGCAGGGCGGGGTACGCCTGCTGCCGGACGCCAAGCTCGATGACGGTCTGCTCGACCTGCTGCTGGTGAGCGCCGACGGCGCACTGCAGTGGCTCGACACCGTGCGCTCAGTCGTCTGGGACAACGGCATCCGTCGCCTGCTCACTCGTGACGAGACCGCGGTCAGCACCGAATCCACTCGTCACCTGACCGCTGAGCGCATCAGCGTCGAGCTCGAGCAGCCGCTGGCCTTCGAGGTCGACGGCGAGGAACTGGGTGACGTGTCATCATTCGAGGTGCGCGTACAGGCGGGCGCACTCAGGGTGCACTGA